One Flavobacterium sp. 90 DNA segment encodes these proteins:
- a CDS encoding PaaI family thioesterase yields the protein METISRLQELQNHIDREFTASPSPFMLWMRPVVIAAEEGSVTFKYLIREEMSNPIKTLHGGVTAAIADDCIGSTMFSYNENSFYVTINLVVDYFAPAKVGDTIFAKTSVIKKGKQLVNAQCEIWNEDQTRLIARATSNMLKTDLSKRNS from the coding sequence ATGGAAACAATTTCGAGATTACAAGAACTCCAAAACCATATTGACAGAGAATTTACCGCATCACCATCGCCTTTTATGCTTTGGATGCGACCAGTTGTAATTGCTGCTGAAGAAGGAAGTGTAACTTTTAAATATCTGATCAGAGAAGAAATGTCAAACCCAATCAAAACGCTTCATGGCGGAGTTACAGCTGCAATAGCAGACGATTGTATTGGCTCAACAATGTTTTCTTATAATGAAAATAGCTTTTATGTAACTATAAATCTTGTGGTTGATTATTTCGCTCCAGCGAAAGTAGGAGACACCATTTTTGCCAAAACATCTGTAATCAAAAAAGGAAAACAACTAGTAAATGCACAATGCGAAATATGGAATGAAGACCAAACCAGATTAATCGCCAGAGCTACTTCGAATATGCTTAAAACGGATCTCTCTAAAAGAAACTCATAA
- a CDS encoding histidine kinase — MKFNFRNTFSGRNFFILGIILIVLTLLSIYILSGLMTQITEKTTTETQNRSAQKKQEVMAKELSRFLETQNELKRIVEMSNTKNLSDNLKVLSAIHANDSIVKNNWFQINNQKIEFTTSKNSANLETSIKDFIAKNQTLKEFNSIVNNQQGFFWRIYYKYVATNGNVIRYGYDIDFRSLQSYFATVDQKVSNYAFVFDKKGTIIYHPEIKLLKKNIFKITNISARDTTFSDANGFSRRIALSEYLGLDIVRYTKRLNIKGTNWYLCVNFPKKVSSEDVDAVKNYASLIYVITTAILIVFFYLFTIFTRRNFQEKEILSQEKNKLLLENEKINKEKALIQLQQLKEQINPHFLFNSLNSLYMLIESNTGVARKFTLNLSKIYRYLINPPVNNIVTVQEELLFIEKYIFLQQTRFTEEFVFTITIEDESILAKKVPYLAFQIAVENAIKHNIASDENPLKITIDIKENVVIITNNLNEKQNFGKESKFGHKYLESIYNFYSKKDFQTFKKDGDFTCILPLIG; from the coding sequence TTGAAATTTAATTTTAGAAATACTTTTTCCGGCAGGAACTTTTTCATTTTAGGAATCATCCTCATTGTTCTTACGCTTCTTTCTATTTATATATTAAGTGGTTTGATGACTCAAATCACTGAAAAAACTACTACAGAAACTCAAAATCGCAGCGCCCAGAAAAAGCAGGAGGTTATGGCGAAGGAGTTATCACGTTTTCTTGAAACTCAAAACGAGCTAAAACGTATTGTTGAAATGAGCAATACCAAAAACTTATCGGATAATTTAAAAGTTCTAAGTGCGATTCATGCCAACGACAGTATTGTTAAAAACAATTGGTTTCAGATTAATAATCAAAAAATAGAATTTACTACTTCTAAAAATAGTGCCAATTTAGAAACATCAATAAAAGATTTCATCGCCAAAAACCAAACCCTAAAAGAGTTCAATAGTATAGTCAATAATCAACAAGGTTTTTTCTGGCGTATTTATTATAAATATGTCGCTACAAATGGTAACGTAATTCGATATGGATATGATATTGATTTTCGATCACTACAATCTTATTTCGCAACGGTAGATCAAAAGGTATCCAATTATGCTTTTGTATTTGATAAAAAAGGAACGATCATTTATCATCCTGAAATAAAATTACTAAAAAAGAATATTTTTAAAATAACAAATATATCCGCTCGCGACACTACTTTTTCAGATGCCAATGGCTTTAGCAGGAGAATTGCACTTTCAGAATATTTGGGATTGGACATTGTACGATATACCAAGCGATTGAATATAAAAGGAACGAATTGGTATTTGTGTGTTAATTTTCCAAAAAAGGTTTCATCAGAAGATGTAGATGCTGTAAAAAATTATGCTTCCTTAATTTACGTTATTACGACGGCAATTCTAATTGTGTTCTTTTATTTGTTTACGATTTTTACACGCAGAAATTTTCAGGAAAAAGAAATTTTGTCGCAGGAAAAAAATAAGCTGCTTCTGGAAAATGAAAAAATCAATAAAGAGAAAGCGTTAATCCAACTGCAACAATTAAAGGAGCAAATTAATCCGCACTTTTTATTTAATTCTTTGAACTCGCTTTATATGCTTATTGAAAGTAATACTGGCGTGGCTCGAAAATTTACTTTGAATCTTTCTAAGATTTACCGATACCTTATTAATCCTCCCGTAAATAATATTGTTACGGTACAGGAAGAATTGCTTTTTATCGAAAAATACATTTTTCTGCAACAAACCAGGTTTACAGAAGAATTTGTTTTTACGATTACAATCGAAGATGAAAGCATTCTGGCTAAGAAAGTGCCTTACTTAGCTTTTCAGATTGCAGTAGAAAATGCTATCAAACATAATATCGCTTCTGATGAAAATCCTTTGAAAATAACGATCGATATTAAAGAAAATGTAGTAATCATTACCAATAACTTAAACGAAAAGCAAAACTTTGGGAAAGAATCCAAGTTTGGTCATAAATATTTAGAAAGTATATACAATTTCTACTCTAAAAAAGACTTTCAAACCTTCAAAAAAGACGGAGATTTTACTTGCATTTTACCCTTAATTGGATAG
- a CDS encoding DHA2 family efflux MFS transporter permease subunit, translated as MTPFNRKLLIFTVILAAIMELIDISIVNVALYHMSGNLGATLEDTSWVITAYAIANVIIIPITSFLSANLGRRNYYIGSVILFTFCSFMCGHSSTIWMLVFFRFFQGIGGGALLSISQVVVFELFPKEKQSTAGALFGAGIFIGPTIGPTLGGYITENYDWPWIFLINIPIGILVTISCYFLLKEPPVKPEKAKVDWTGIALLAIGVGSLQTVLERGEVEDWFETRYIIILTVIAVTTLCLFIYWELKVDKPVVNLRVLKSKSLIIAAILTFVTGFGMFISIYLSPVVVQRLLNFSPYQTGLLLLPGALMALLALKICGTLLQKGVSPVAIIALGFVLFIYFNWRMSGITLNTSASEVSTALIFRALGLALLTVPLTMLAVSSLKDKDVGQGAALNNMMRQLGGSFGVSIINTYIAHRFADHRNVLISNVTPDNVKAMDRINAYINYFQHKGFAYNEAKIKALKLMENVIVRQSSLLSYRDAFVIVGLFFVITLPLLLFVMNKSNKVKPGVIISDH; from the coding sequence ATGACACCATTTAATCGAAAACTACTCATCTTTACCGTAATCCTCGCCGCGATTATGGAGCTAATTGATATTTCAATTGTCAATGTTGCTTTGTACCATATGAGCGGAAATCTGGGCGCAACTCTCGAAGATACTTCCTGGGTAATTACTGCTTATGCAATCGCCAATGTTATCATTATTCCGATTACAAGTTTTTTGAGTGCCAATCTCGGAAGACGAAATTATTATATTGGTTCCGTAATACTTTTTACGTTTTGTTCTTTCATGTGCGGACATTCTTCCACAATCTGGATGTTGGTATTTTTTAGGTTTTTTCAGGGAATTGGCGGAGGCGCACTTTTATCAATATCTCAGGTTGTTGTGTTTGAGCTTTTTCCAAAAGAAAAACAATCAACAGCAGGAGCTTTATTTGGTGCAGGAATTTTTATAGGTCCAACAATTGGTCCAACTCTTGGCGGTTATATTACTGAAAATTACGATTGGCCGTGGATCTTTTTAATCAATATTCCAATAGGGATTTTGGTTACGATTTCGTGTTACTTTCTACTAAAAGAACCTCCTGTAAAACCCGAAAAAGCAAAAGTAGACTGGACAGGAATTGCATTATTAGCTATTGGCGTTGGTTCGCTTCAAACTGTTCTCGAAAGAGGCGAAGTCGAAGATTGGTTCGAAACCAGATACATTATTATTTTAACTGTTATTGCCGTAACCACTTTATGCCTTTTTATCTATTGGGAACTAAAAGTCGATAAACCCGTCGTGAATCTTCGGGTTCTGAAAAGTAAGTCCTTAATTATAGCCGCGATTCTAACCTTTGTCACCGGTTTCGGAATGTTTATTTCTATATATCTAAGTCCTGTTGTTGTACAGCGTCTTTTAAATTTCTCGCCTTATCAAACGGGTTTACTTTTACTTCCCGGCGCTTTAATGGCATTATTAGCCTTAAAAATATGCGGAACCTTATTGCAAAAAGGAGTTTCTCCCGTTGCCATAATTGCTTTAGGATTTGTACTCTTTATTTATTTCAATTGGAGAATGTCCGGTATTACTTTAAACACCAGCGCTTCTGAAGTTTCTACAGCACTTATTTTTAGAGCACTTGGACTTGCTTTGCTTACAGTTCCGTTAACAATGTTGGCTGTTTCTTCGCTCAAAGACAAAGATGTTGGGCAAGGCGCGGCGTTAAACAATATGATGCGTCAATTGGGCGGTTCTTTTGGCGTATCAATTATCAATACTTATATCGCGCATCGTTTTGCAGATCATCGAAACGTACTAATTTCAAACGTTACACCGGATAATGTAAAAGCAATGGATAGAATTAATGCGTACATCAATTATTTTCAGCATAAAGGTTTTGCTTATAATGAAGCCAAAATAAAAGCCCTGAAACTCATGGAAAATGTCATCGTCAGACAATCGTCTTTGTTGAGTTATAGAGATGCTTTTGTCATCGTTGGATTATTCTTTGTGATCACATTACCGCTTTTATTATTCGTAATGAACAAATCAAATAAGGTAAAACCAGGCGTTATAATTTCTGATCATTAA
- a CDS encoding TetR/AcrR family transcriptional regulator: protein MSKAERTKQFIIEQTAPIFNMKGYSGTSMSDITEATGLTKGSIYGNFENKDEVALAAFQYNVKKLQDAFSQEIEKQNTFKDRLLVYPRLYSNYLNLRVTKGGCPILNTATEADDTHPVLKKNVERIILFWKRKLIQLIEHGILAGEFKAKEINPEKTALTIIALIEGGVMISKITGNLNDLSTVMLSLNKLIEDLE from the coding sequence ATGAGTAAAGCCGAAAGAACCAAGCAATTTATTATCGAACAAACTGCTCCTATCTTTAATATGAAAGGATATAGCGGCACGTCTATGAGCGATATTACAGAAGCGACCGGACTTACAAAAGGAAGTATTTACGGAAATTTCGAAAATAAAGATGAGGTTGCTCTTGCTGCTTTTCAATACAATGTAAAAAAACTGCAAGATGCTTTTTCGCAGGAAATCGAAAAGCAAAACACCTTCAAAGACAGGCTTCTCGTTTATCCCCGACTCTACTCTAACTATTTGAATCTAAGAGTAACAAAAGGTGGTTGTCCAATTCTAAATACCGCCACAGAAGCTGATGACACGCATCCGGTTCTTAAAAAAAATGTAGAGCGCATTATCCTTTTCTGGAAAAGAAAACTGATTCAATTGATAGAACATGGAATTCTTGCCGGTGAATTTAAAGCCAAAGAAATAAATCCTGAAAAAACCGCATTAACCATAATAGCTCTTATTGAAGGCGGTGTAATGATTTCGAAAATTACAGGAAATCTAAATGATTTATCTACAGTAATGCTCTCGCTAAATAAACTCATTGAAGACTTAGAATAA
- a CDS encoding zinc-dependent metalloprotease — protein sequence MGKNAMLRTLKIILVLALLFSTGTMVSQKKDKKKKEDKTEAVKDTVKSSKGKKYNDLIKQGTFKKGLFNTIQVKTDLYLEINDSLFQREFLVVNKISNVPLPVNDAGLNKGMNYENKIITFHKDLVAKKVWVKSSEPKVSSPVGDAITASVNSNFSESIIEVFDIETKNNDSTSVIIKANKVFDGKQKSFNDVLSNIGFGGSVKSDLSYIESVKTFPKNIVVKSQLTTSVSEGGPALSVTIGVTSNIILLDKVPMQPRFADNRIGYFSDKHWYFNDSQHAVLEKELITRWRLEPKKEDIEKYKKGELVEPKKPIIYYIDPSTPKQWRSYIIEGVRDWQVAFERAGFKNAVIAKEPTAEDTDFDIDDVRYSVITYVASQKSNAMGPAVVDPRSGEIIESDIIWWHNVMTSLQSWMRIQTGAIDPKARGNKFSDEHMGEAIRFVSSHEVGHTFGLKHNMGASFAYPVESLRSKEFTAKMGGTAPSIMDYARYNYIAQPEDHVEAITPKIGEYDKYAIEWGYRWYGDQTEEHAALNNLIAKHQNDPLYFYGEQQDGNETIDPRSQSEDLGDDAMKASEYGLKNLKRVVSNILEWSYDKDESYYQTGKLYIGAIGQWNLYNYHVLNNLGGIYLNTTVHGDNKASYVPVPAAIQKRAVAYLLKNTITTPEWLFFNPILDKTNPLKDSPLGPYEYTPYTLVRELQYNVLYTMLGDDRLLRMTENELYQRNGAKENVFTVTQLFQTLRQNIFAPTIQNKSLTILERMTQKNYVDVLIVSTNKLFEKTDVKKTLQLEETLSMPHLCDYLDESKMARNINQSSLKRVTEVTSDKKGELNQILQLLKSKRSIGNQETKNHYFDLIQRIEKALSNTL from the coding sequence ATGGGGAAAAATGCAATGTTGAGAACCCTAAAAATCATCTTAGTTCTGGCACTATTATTTAGTACCGGCACGATGGTTTCTCAAAAGAAGGATAAAAAGAAGAAAGAAGACAAAACAGAGGCAGTTAAAGACACGGTTAAATCTTCAAAAGGAAAAAAATATAATGATCTTATAAAACAAGGAACTTTCAAAAAAGGATTGTTCAATACGATTCAGGTAAAAACGGATCTTTATTTAGAAATAAATGATTCCCTTTTTCAAAGAGAGTTTCTAGTGGTTAATAAAATTTCAAATGTTCCTTTACCTGTTAATGATGCAGGTCTTAATAAAGGAATGAATTACGAAAATAAAATCATCACTTTTCACAAAGATCTTGTTGCTAAAAAAGTTTGGGTAAAATCTTCAGAACCTAAAGTTTCTTCTCCGGTTGGCGACGCAATTACAGCTTCTGTAAACAGTAACTTTTCTGAGTCTATTATAGAGGTCTTTGATATCGAAACAAAAAATAATGATTCGACATCGGTTATTATCAAGGCAAATAAGGTTTTTGACGGAAAACAAAAAAGTTTCAATGATGTATTAAGCAATATTGGCTTTGGCGGATCTGTAAAATCGGACTTATCGTATATAGAAAGTGTGAAAACATTTCCTAAAAATATCGTTGTTAAATCGCAGCTTACGACTTCTGTAAGTGAAGGCGGTCCTGCATTATCGGTTACAATTGGGGTTACTTCTAATATTATATTATTGGACAAAGTTCCTATGCAACCTCGTTTTGCAGACAATCGTATTGGATATTTCTCTGATAAACACTGGTACTTTAATGACAGTCAACACGCTGTTCTTGAAAAAGAATTGATTACACGTTGGAGATTAGAGCCTAAAAAAGAAGACATTGAAAAATACAAAAAAGGAGAACTAGTAGAACCTAAGAAACCTATTATATATTATATCGATCCATCGACTCCTAAACAATGGCGTTCTTATATTATAGAAGGTGTTCGCGATTGGCAAGTAGCTTTTGAGAGAGCAGGTTTTAAAAATGCTGTAATCGCAAAAGAACCTACGGCAGAAGATACTGATTTTGATATTGATGATGTTCGTTATTCGGTTATTACTTATGTAGCGTCACAAAAATCAAATGCGATGGGACCTGCAGTTGTAGATCCAAGAAGTGGAGAAATTATTGAATCAGATATTATCTGGTGGCATAATGTAATGACTTCTTTGCAAAGCTGGATGCGTATTCAAACTGGTGCAATTGATCCAAAAGCAAGAGGAAACAAATTTAGTGATGAACATATGGGTGAAGCAATTCGCTTTGTATCGTCTCACGAAGTTGGACATACTTTTGGTCTGAAACATAATATGGGAGCTTCTTTTGCATATCCTGTAGAATCTCTAAGATCTAAAGAATTTACGGCAAAAATGGGCGGAACTGCTCCATCAATCATGGATTATGCTCGTTACAATTATATTGCTCAACCTGAAGATCACGTAGAAGCTATCACGCCAAAAATTGGTGAATATGATAAATATGCTATCGAATGGGGTTACAGATGGTACGGAGATCAAACTGAAGAGCACGCAGCATTAAATAATCTGATTGCAAAACATCAAAATGATCCTCTTTATTTCTACGGAGAACAACAAGATGGAAATGAGACAATCGATCCTCGATCTCAATCTGAAGATTTAGGTGATGATGCAATGAAAGCGAGTGAATATGGTCTTAAAAACTTAAAAAGAGTTGTAAGCAATATTCTGGAATGGAGTTATGATAAAGACGAATCTTATTACCAAACTGGAAAACTTTATATAGGTGCGATTGGTCAATGGAATTTATATAACTATCACGTATTAAACAATTTGGGCGGTATTTATTTGAATACTACTGTTCATGGTGATAATAAAGCAAGTTATGTTCCGGTTCCGGCTGCAATACAAAAAAGAGCGGTTGCGTATTTATTAAAGAACACAATTACAACTCCTGAATGGTTGTTTTTTAATCCGATTCTGGATAAAACAAATCCGTTGAAAGATTCACCATTAGGACCGTATGAATATACACCTTATACATTGGTAAGAGAATTACAATACAATGTTTTGTACACGATGTTAGGTGATGATCGTTTACTACGAATGACTGAAAATGAATTGTATCAGCGTAATGGTGCTAAAGAAAATGTATTTACGGTTACACAGTTATTCCAAACCTTACGTCAAAACATTTTTGCTCCAACAATCCAGAATAAGTCATTAACGATTTTGGAACGTATGACTCAAAAGAATTATGTAGATGTATTGATTGTTTCGACAAACAAACTTTTTGAAAAAACTGATGTTAAAAAAACACTTCAATTAGAAGAAACATTAAGCATGCCTCATTTATGTGATTATTTAGATGAATCAAAAATGGCACGTAACATTAATCAGTCTTCTCTAAAAAGAGTTACAGAAGTTACCTCTGATAAAAAAGGCGAATTAAATCAGATACTTCAATTATTGAAATCTAAAAGAAGCATCGGAAACCAAGAAACAAAGAATCACTATTTTGATTTGATTCAGCGTATTGAAAAGGCATTAAGCAACACATTATAA
- a CDS encoding GNAT family N-acetyltransferase has translation MIIRKATQTDSQFIAPCLLLAMEDIIYKFIEKKDYNSARDFLLYFVQRENNQYSYENCFVAEENNEIIGVVNIYNGADLIALRLPIIEYVHANFNPDFNPENETQSGEFYIDSLGVNPKHQGKGIGSKLLQFLIEEFVTKNNQTLGLLVDEDNPNAKKLYLKLGFKSVGTKTLVGKTLEHLQIS, from the coding sequence ATGATTATTAGAAAAGCCACTCAAACCGATTCCCAATTTATTGCACCATGTTTGTTATTGGCAATGGAAGATATCATCTATAAATTTATTGAAAAAAAAGATTACAATAGCGCAAGAGATTTTCTGCTATATTTTGTACAAAGAGAAAATAATCAATACTCGTATGAAAATTGTTTTGTAGCCGAAGAAAACAACGAAATTATTGGTGTTGTAAATATTTACAACGGAGCTGATTTAATCGCGTTGAGGTTGCCAATTATTGAATATGTTCACGCAAACTTTAATCCTGATTTTAATCCTGAAAACGAAACCCAAAGCGGAGAATTCTACATTGATTCTCTGGGCGTAAATCCCAAACATCAGGGAAAAGGAATCGGATCTAAATTACTGCAATTTTTGATCGAGGAATTTGTAACCAAAAATAATCAAACTTTAGGTTTATTGGTTGACGAAGATAATCCGAATGCTAAAAAATTATATTTAAAACTCGGTTTCAAATCTGTGGGAACAAAAACTTTGGTTGGAAAAACTTTAGAACATCTTCAGATTTCTTAA